A stretch of the Candidatus Berkelbacteria bacterium genome encodes the following:
- a CDS encoding ABC transporter ATP-binding protein — MSQKEPALEIKSLTKRYSAVTAVHDLTLTVQAGEFFGFLGPNGAGKSSTIHCVTGIATITSGKISIFGYDAVVDYRQARQQIGLSPQEFNVDIFLSTRKILDYMGGYYGMPSSKRRQRIDELLERFNLSQHADKKFQTLSGGLKRRVILARALIHDPKLLILDEPTAGVDVELRLELWRYLKELNREGKTIILTSHYLEEIEKLCYRVAIISQGQLVANDTLEKLTKGSQRLEDIYLNLTRSMK; from the coding sequence ATGAGTCAAAAAGAACCTGCGCTTGAGATTAAATCGCTTACTAAACGATATAGCGCCGTAACTGCGGTGCACGATCTTACGTTGACAGTTCAGGCGGGAGAATTTTTTGGTTTCCTTGGTCCAAACGGAGCTGGAAAATCATCCACAATCCACTGCGTCACCGGCATCGCAACCATTACAAGCGGAAAAATCAGTATTTTTGGTTATGACGCCGTTGTCGATTATCGCCAGGCACGGCAACAAATTGGTCTCTCGCCACAAGAATTTAATGTTGATATTTTTCTTTCTACTCGAAAAATTCTCGACTATATGGGGGGATACTATGGTATGCCAAGCTCAAAACGCAGACAGCGCATCGATGAACTTTTAGAACGTTTCAATCTTTCGCAACATGCGGACAAAAAATTTCAGACACTTTCGGGTGGATTGAAACGGCGTGTCATACTAGCTCGGGCCTTGATTCATGATCCAAAACTCTTGATTCTCGACGAACCCACAGCGGGTGTCGATGTTGAGTTGAGATTAGAACTCTGGCGTTACTTAAAAGAATTGAATCGTGAAGGGAAAACGATTATTTTAACTTCACATTATCTAGAAGAGATCGAAAAATTATGTTACCGAGTCGCTATAATTTCCCAAGGACAATTGGTCGCCAATGATACTCTAGAGAAGCTCACTAAAGGCAGTCAACGCCTTGAAGACATCTATCTGAATTTAACACGGAGTATGAAATGA
- the xseB gene encoding exodeoxyribonuclease VII small subunit, producing the protein MKKQQSFEDLLNAIEEITTRLESEKTPLEEGLKLYEQGNRLLQCAQKKLATIEHEFMIIQEKFQNRGELNDNDKLSANNQRP; encoded by the coding sequence TGAAAAAACAACAATCATTTGAAGATCTATTGAATGCGATTGAAGAAATTACCACTCGACTTGAGAGTGAAAAGACACCGCTCGAAGAGGGTCTGAAGTTATATGAACAAGGGAATCGTCTCTTGCAATGTGCTCAAAAAAAACTTGCAACGATTGAACACGAGTTTATGATTATCCAGGAAAAATTTCAGAATAGGGGAGAACTCAATGACAACGATAAATTATCGGCAAATAATCAACGTCCGTAA